One window from the genome of Gopherus evgoodei ecotype Sinaloan lineage chromosome 2, rGopEvg1_v1.p, whole genome shotgun sequence encodes:
- the PLEKHF2 gene encoding pleckstrin homology domain-containing family F member 2, whose amino-acid sequence MVDRLANSEANTRRISIVENCFGAAGQPLTIPGRVLIGEGVLTKLCRKKPKARQFFLFNDILVYGNIVIQKKKYNKQHIIPLENVTIDSIQDEGDLRNGWLIKTPTKSFAVYAATATEKSEWMSHINKCVSDLLSKSGKTPSNEHAAVWVPDSEATVCMRCQKAKFTPVNRRHHCRKCGFVVCGPCSEKRFLLPSQSSKPVRICDFCYDLLSTGEMTTCQPTRSDSYSQSPKSPLNDVSDDDDDDDSSD is encoded by the coding sequence ATGGTGGATCGCTTGGCAAACAGTGAAGCAAATACTAGACGAATAAGTATAGTGGAAAACtgttttggagcagctggtcaACCTTTGACTATTCCTGGTCGTGTTCTGATTGGAGAAGGAGTGTTAACAAAGCTGTGTAGGAAGAAACCTAAAGCAAGACAGTTTTTCTTATTCAATGATATTCTTGTCTATGGTAACATTGTTATCcagaagaaaaaatataataaacaGCACATAATTCCACTGGAAAATGTCACTATTGATTCCATCCAAGATGAGGGGGACTTACGGAATGGGTGGCTTATTAAGACACCAACAAAATCTTTTGCAGTTTATGCTGCCACTGCCACAGAGAAGTCTGAATGGATGAGCCACATAAATAAATGTGTTTCTGATTTGCTTTCCAAAAGTGGGAAAACTCCCAGTAATGAACACGCCGCTGTCTGGGTGCCTGACTCAGAGGCTACTGTTTGCATGCGTTGTCAGAAAGCAAAATTTACACCTGTCAATCGTCGTCACCACTGTCGCAAATGTGGCTTTGTTGTATGTGGACCCTGTTCTGAAAAGAGGTTTCTTCTTCCCAGCCAGTCCTCCAAGCCTGTGCGGATTTGTGACTTCTGTTATGATCTTCTTTCTACTGGGGAGATGACCACTTGTCAGCCCACTAGATCAGACTCTTACAGCCAGTCACCTAAGTCCCCTTTAAATGATGTATctgatgatgatgacgatgatGATAGCAGTGATTAA